A stretch of the Xiphias gladius isolate SHS-SW01 ecotype Sanya breed wild chromosome 19, ASM1685928v1, whole genome shotgun sequence genome encodes the following:
- the mtx3 gene encoding metaxin-3 isoform X1, producing the protein MAAAMELRCWGGDWGLPSVHTDSLIVLAYAKFSGAKVTVSPIDWTWKTLTATVPELLCGDSAVQEPTRILNFLRKQRFNADYELTARQGADTMAYIALLGEKLQPALLHTFWVDAENYANLTRPWFASRSPFPLNFLVPYRHASAALSRILLTKGEAPLHRITEVEGKIYSDAKECLNLLSYRLGTANYFFGNLPTSLDAFVFGFLAPLQKASLPSSPLQSHLRQLDNLTRFCDTILAVYFSTDHPCPPPPVQETMDANLQKLTQLVNKESNLIEKMDDNLRSSPQHKPHRPDPKPSLASDKSSTPA; encoded by the exons ATGGCGGCTGCCATGGAGCTGAGATGCTGGGGAGGAGACTGGGGTTTGCCTTCTGTCCACACCGATTCCCTCATAGTTCTG GCATACGCTAAGTTTTCTGGGGCAAAAGTCACAGTTTCTCCCATAGACTGGACATGGAAAACTCTAACAG CGACAGTCCCAGAGTTGCTTTGTGGAGACTCAGCAGTGCAAGAACCAACACGGATACTCAACTTCCTGCGAAAACAG aggtTTAATGCAGACTATGAGCTGACAGCCAGACAAGGAGCAGACACCATGGCATACATCGCCCTGCTTGGAGAGAAACTGCAACCAGCTCTG CTGCACACTTTCTGGGTGGATGCAGAAAACTACGCCAACCTGACACGGCCATGGTTTGCGTCACGCTCACCGTTCCCTCTTAACTTTCTTGTCCCTTATCGCCATGCCAGCGCCGCCCTCTCCCGCATTCTTTTAACCAAAGGAGAGGCACCGCTACACAGAATCACTGAGGTGGAGGGAAAG ATCTACAGTGATGCTAAAGAGTGCCTGAATCTCCTCTCCTACAGACTGGGAACAGCAAACTACTTCTTTGGCAATTT gccAACCAGTCTGGATGCCTTTGTATTCGGTTTTTTGGCTCCACTCCAGAAAGCCAGTCTTCCCAGCAGCCCTCTGCAGAGCCACCTCAGACAGCTGGACAACCTCACACGCTTCTGTGACACCATCCTTGCAGTCTACTTCAGCACAGACCACCCTT GTCCTCCCCCACCTGTTCAGGAAACAATGGATGCCAACCTACAGAAACTAACTCAGCTTGTAAACAAAGAGTCCAACTTAATAGAAAAG ATGGATGACAACCTCCGCAGCAGCCCTCAGCACAAACCACACAGACCAGACCCCAAACCCAGTCTGGCCAGTGATAAGAGCTCTACCCCTGCCTAA
- the mtx3 gene encoding metaxin-3 isoform X2, giving the protein MAAAMELRCWGGDWGLPSVHTDSLIVLAYAKFSGAKVTVSPIDWTWKTLTATVPELLCGDSAVQEPTRILNFLRKQRFNADYELTARQGADTMAYIALLGEKLQPALLHTFWVDAENYANLTRPWFASRSPFPLNFLVPYRHASAALSRILLTKGEAPLHRITEVEGKIYSDAKECLNLLSYRLGTANYFFGNLPTSLDAFVFGFLAPLQKASLPSSPLQSHLRQLDNLTRFCDTILAVYFSTDHPYG; this is encoded by the exons ATGGCGGCTGCCATGGAGCTGAGATGCTGGGGAGGAGACTGGGGTTTGCCTTCTGTCCACACCGATTCCCTCATAGTTCTG GCATACGCTAAGTTTTCTGGGGCAAAAGTCACAGTTTCTCCCATAGACTGGACATGGAAAACTCTAACAG CGACAGTCCCAGAGTTGCTTTGTGGAGACTCAGCAGTGCAAGAACCAACACGGATACTCAACTTCCTGCGAAAACAG aggtTTAATGCAGACTATGAGCTGACAGCCAGACAAGGAGCAGACACCATGGCATACATCGCCCTGCTTGGAGAGAAACTGCAACCAGCTCTG CTGCACACTTTCTGGGTGGATGCAGAAAACTACGCCAACCTGACACGGCCATGGTTTGCGTCACGCTCACCGTTCCCTCTTAACTTTCTTGTCCCTTATCGCCATGCCAGCGCCGCCCTCTCCCGCATTCTTTTAACCAAAGGAGAGGCACCGCTACACAGAATCACTGAGGTGGAGGGAAAG ATCTACAGTGATGCTAAAGAGTGCCTGAATCTCCTCTCCTACAGACTGGGAACAGCAAACTACTTCTTTGGCAATTT gccAACCAGTCTGGATGCCTTTGTATTCGGTTTTTTGGCTCCACTCCAGAAAGCCAGTCTTCCCAGCAGCCCTCTGCAGAGCCACCTCAGACAGCTGGACAACCTCACACGCTTCTGTGACACCATCCTTGCAGTCTACTTCAGCACAGACCACCCTT ATGGATGA